Proteins co-encoded in one Desulfitobacterium hafniense DCB-2 genomic window:
- a CDS encoding SH3 domain-containing protein, producing MKKRLTSILLTFCMVITLMPATAFAADTAPPKQNLYQVGSNPVYRSSPDGDTIGKIPAGTILEVIEIKGDWAKVRYEGKEYYMWAARLIKVAPAQTYQDGWYPISIFGGGLGVDFDGGAVLVNYMNGTIVVNRNFYLKNVGNGQITLRMLDGTYLGISGEIKNGVQLTAVKDPYPWIVYSHPDSSEFSLRPPANTKMAVNVSGSGTAVGTPIILWEHSDTPDNAWLMLQVLVAEDWTKTITRGYMAELLARIMSNGGGESNIKYYPPGPGGNQGTMFQGIPENTAPMRRWAVGYLRYWGVFPVEKFDEDVEITYGEFTTYLIKLMDYYNNSLGPGVAKPFVLTKDTIKKFALENFGQNTDPNAIMTIWHGQMLSDATVRWMQAINSNKTQGLPFPFPYPDGKTRTKTPSPAPSTPTVPTGITATPTNTKFMLNGAEVALPAYSIGGNNYVKLRDVGALLKTRFDVRFEDGKAKLYNHAAYTKTSGELAAIDKNSKNATPSTTAFVWGDTGAAVTGLAAYTIGGNNYIKLRDIAKLFDFDVDWLDWRDGKAWIEPDVSPYTED from the coding sequence ATGAAGAAACGATTGACGAGCATTCTGCTCACCTTCTGTATGGTGATTACCCTGATGCCAGCAACGGCGTTTGCGGCGGACACCGCCCCGCCCAAGCAGAATCTGTACCAAGTCGGCAGTAACCCAGTCTACAGATCAAGCCCGGACGGTGACACTATCGGGAAAATTCCAGCAGGGACAATTCTTGAGGTTATTGAGATAAAGGGCGATTGGGCAAAGGTGAGGTACGAAGGCAAAGAGTATTATATGTGGGCAGCCAGACTGATAAAGGTAGCGCCCGCCCAAACATACCAAGATGGCTGGTACCCTATATCAATATTTGGCGGCGGTTTAGGGGTGGACTTTGACGGCGGCGCAGTATTGGTAAATTATATGAACGGAACTATTGTTGTAAACAGAAACTTCTATCTGAAAAATGTGGGCAACGGTCAGATAACCCTGAGAATGTTGGACGGGACATATTTGGGAATTTCCGGCGAAATCAAAAACGGAGTACAGTTGACAGCGGTAAAAGACCCCTATCCTTGGATTGTGTACTCTCATCCCGACAGCTCCGAGTTCAGCTTACGTCCGCCTGCAAATACCAAGATGGCGGTCAATGTTTCAGGGTCCGGCACAGCGGTGGGTACTCCGATCATTCTGTGGGAGCACAGCGATACGCCTGATAATGCTTGGCTTATGTTACAGGTGTTAGTCGCCGAGGACTGGACTAAGACCATTACACGAGGGTATATGGCGGAGCTGCTTGCAAGGATTATGTCAAACGGCGGCGGCGAATCAAATATAAAGTACTATCCGCCCGGTCCGGGGGGCAATCAAGGAACTATGTTTCAGGGTATACCGGAAAACACTGCGCCTATGCGTAGGTGGGCCGTGGGCTACCTTCGCTATTGGGGCGTTTTCCCTGTTGAAAAATTTGACGAAGATGTGGAAATAACCTATGGGGAGTTTACGACGTACCTTATTAAGCTGATGGACTATTACAACAATAGCCTTGGTCCGGGCGTGGCCAAACCGTTTGTTTTAACCAAAGACACCATTAAAAAGTTCGCACTTGAGAACTTTGGTCAAAATACCGACCCGAATGCAATAATGACGATATGGCATGGCCAAATGCTCTCTGATGCGACTGTTCGCTGGATGCAAGCAATAAACAGTAACAAAACGCAAGGTTTGCCGTTCCCTTTTCCTTATCCGGATGGCAAAACCAGAACTAAAACACCGTCGCCTGCACCCTCCACTCCCACCGTACCCACAGGCATAACCGCAACGCCCACCAACACCAAGTTTATGTTAAACGGTGCGGAAGTCGCACTGCCCGCTTACAGCATCGGCGGCAACAACTACGTCAAGCTGCGTGATGTGGGTGCGCTACTGAAAACACGCTTTGATGTGCGTTTTGAGGACGGCAAGGCAAAGCTGTATAACCATGCGGCGTACACCAAGACGAGCGGCGAGCTTGCTGCAATCGACAAAAACAGTAAAAATGCTACACCGAGTACCACGGCCTTTGTCTGGGGCGACACTGGAGCGGCGGTGACGGGGCTGGCCGCCTACACCATCGGCGGCAACAACTATATCAAGCTGCGGGACATCGCAAAGCTGTTTGACTTCGATGTTGACTGGCTTGACTGGCGCGACGGCAAAGCGTGGATCGAGCCTGACGTGTCGCCGTACACGGAGGACTAA
- a CDS encoding LemA family protein: MLPTFITIAVIIAVIVLWIISTQRRLVVLDENISNAMSQIGVQLSSRFDALTALLDLTKGYARHESETLIETIKSRRSVITAKSTPDEVMRQEGVISEALGRISMVTEQYPDLKANQNYIKTMDAVQTFENMVRTSRLIYNDSVTKLNREIRMFPVSMVAGMLGFGQRDYLVEQADKADMPSMK; encoded by the coding sequence ATGCTGCCAACTTTCATCACAATCGCCGTAATTATTGCGGTTATTGTTCTATGGATTATCTCCACGCAGCGCAGACTGGTAGTGCTGGATGAGAATATCAGTAATGCCATGAGCCAGATCGGGGTGCAGCTTTCCAGTCGCTTTGATGCGCTGACGGCCCTTTTGGATTTGACGAAGGGTTATGCCAGGCACGAAAGCGAAACTCTGATTGAAACAATCAAATCAAGAAGAAGCGTCATCACAGCAAAATCCACGCCGGACGAGGTGATGCGTCAGGAAGGGGTTATTTCCGAAGCCCTTGGCAGGATTTCCATGGTGACGGAGCAGTACCCCGACCTGAAGGCCAATCAAAATTACATCAAAACCATGGACGCGGTGCAGACCTTTGAAAACATGGTTCGCACCAGCCGTCTGATCTACAACGACAGTGTAACAAAGCTGAACCGTGAAATCCGAATGTTTCCGGTCTCCATGGTCGCCGGAATGCTGGGTTTTGGGCAAAGAGACTATCTTGTGGAACAGGCTGACAAGGCGGATATGCCCAGCATGAAATGA
- a CDS encoding DUF2207 family protein yields the protein MRKKVSGLILCFALLFALPLPAFAANQVNTMDIQAVIYEDGSMYVTQVWEGDFDEGTESYIPMNAPDYLTASQLTVSDQNGSYETVSDWNIDWSFEEKARKCGIHDTDSGYEICFGISRYGQNRYAIEYKLDNAVGGYSDRDGVNFRFVNDGMNTTPTDVKVEIRLADGTPITDETADIWGFGYDGQVEFSDGAILAYTESPIAPENHVTVLFSLEKGILSPSRQEQGSFEEVKETAFSGSDYDDTGEEVSTFEAIVTMLLSIGLPIGLMIWFFRMKKKRAEKKRQRFAERFGYFRDIPNDGNLSATYALGRLFDVCEDGAILSTGMLRLIQLGCLSPVETQQVGLMGQTRETVSLRLVGSNHSSMNEYDEYLYTVLESAAGSDSTLQAKELEHFASQNDKLLRAYIQKCESAGRAWLNQKICLKRWDMPAKLTDLTPTGEQELGELMGLKRYLTDFSLIAERGVKEMPIWRELLTYAMLFGIADQVAEQMKELYPQISAELTDYSGSMAAAYSYHYLLYSNMKQAEQRREQEKRSGGGGGFASLGGGGGSIGGGSGGGTR from the coding sequence ATGCGCAAAAAAGTGAGCGGCCTGATTCTATGCTTTGCCTTATTATTTGCCCTCCCTCTCCCGGCTTTTGCGGCAAATCAGGTCAATACCATGGATATTCAGGCGGTCATTTACGAGGACGGCTCCATGTATGTGACACAGGTGTGGGAGGGAGATTTTGACGAGGGAACCGAAAGCTACATTCCCATGAACGCACCCGACTATCTGACCGCCAGCCAGCTTACAGTCTCCGACCAAAACGGGAGTTATGAGACGGTTTCGGATTGGAATATTGACTGGAGCTTTGAAGAAAAGGCGAGAAAATGCGGCATCCATGATACGGACAGCGGGTATGAAATCTGCTTTGGCATCAGCCGGTATGGACAAAACCGCTATGCGATTGAATATAAGCTGGACAATGCGGTGGGCGGTTACAGCGACAGGGACGGCGTAAACTTCCGATTTGTAAACGATGGGATGAACACCACCCCCACCGATGTGAAGGTTGAAATCCGGCTGGCGGACGGCACACCCATCACCGATGAAACCGCCGACATATGGGGTTTTGGCTATGACGGACAGGTGGAATTTTCAGACGGCGCTATTCTGGCCTACACGGAAAGCCCCATTGCTCCCGAAAACCATGTGACGGTACTGTTTTCTCTGGAGAAAGGAATCCTGTCCCCCTCACGGCAAGAGCAGGGCAGCTTTGAGGAAGTAAAAGAAACTGCCTTTTCAGGCAGCGATTACGATGATACCGGCGAAGAAGTATCCACATTTGAAGCGATTGTCACGATGCTTTTGTCCATCGGACTCCCCATCGGGCTGATGATTTGGTTTTTCAGAATGAAAAAGAAACGTGCGGAGAAAAAAAGGCAACGATTTGCAGAGCGGTTCGGGTATTTCAGGGACATTCCCAACGACGGCAATCTGAGTGCCACCTATGCGCTGGGACGGCTGTTTGATGTGTGTGAGGACGGTGCAATTCTTTCCACAGGAATGCTACGACTGATTCAGCTTGGCTGCCTGTCACCCGTGGAAACGCAGCAGGTCGGCTTGATGGGACAAACCCGCGAAACAGTGAGCCTGCGGCTGGTGGGCAGCAATCATAGCAGCATGAACGAATATGACGAGTACCTTTATACGGTGCTCGAAAGCGCAGCCGGTTCGGATTCCACTTTGCAGGCAAAGGAACTGGAACACTTTGCAAGTCAAAACGACAAACTGCTGCGTGCCTACATACAGAAATGCGAAAGCGCAGGCAGAGCTTGGCTGAATCAAAAAATCTGCCTGAAGCGATGGGATATGCCTGCAAAGCTGACGGATCTGACGCCAACCGGTGAACAGGAGCTGGGCGAGCTGATGGGGCTGAAACGGTATCTGACGGATTTTTCACTCATTGCCGAGCGCGGCGTCAAGGAAATGCCGATTTGGAGGGAACTGCTGACCTATGCCATGCTGTTTGGCATCGCCGATCAGGTGGCGGAGCAGATGAAAGAGCTGTACCCCCAAATTTCTGCCGAGCTGACCGATTACAGCGGGAGCATGGCGGCCGCCTATTCCTACCACTACTTGCTTTACAGCAATATGAAGCAAGCCGAACAGCGGCGTGAGCAGGAAAAACGCAGCGGCGGAGGCGGCGGATTTGCTTCCCTTGGCGGGGGCGGCGGCTCTATTGGCGGCGGTTCAGGCGGCGGAACAAGATAA
- a CDS encoding DUF4428 domain-containing protein, with the protein MGLFSKKPPCPICGGKIPLILPSKIEGEYICNDCYSKIDMGADKESNLTMQGFREYLTFYDQNQILKGQFVVSERIDFGLWDTKIIFDYQNKLFCMSKNPDKTVFEGRQLKSFTIREDSTPLFEGSAAGIRRYTSTVTERAMAMAPQIAQIAANKRMARTLDRLDDGKVNNSAPVQYFDIPEPFQAFHVELHFDHPYWTVLKCDMDGPRFNNTLPDVNNYLRSYQQSIEEIEKLVAALRTVAFSGVAEQSVGPGMMGMGALHASMAPPADAIEEIKRYKALMEDGVISQQEFEAKKKQLLGI; encoded by the coding sequence ATGGGCTTATTTTCTAAAAAACCCCCTTGCCCCATCTGCGGCGGCAAGATTCCACTGATTCTGCCATCGAAAATCGAGGGCGAATATATTTGCAACGACTGTTATAGCAAGATTGATATGGGTGCCGACAAGGAAAGCAATCTGACCATGCAGGGCTTTCGGGAGTATCTGACATTCTACGATCAAAACCAAATACTGAAAGGCCAGTTCGTGGTTTCTGAGCGGATTGATTTCGGCCTTTGGGATACCAAAATCATCTTTGATTACCAGAACAAGCTGTTCTGCATGAGCAAAAACCCGGATAAAACCGTGTTCGAAGGAAGGCAATTGAAATCCTTTACCATCAGGGAGGACAGTACCCCTCTGTTTGAGGGTTCAGCGGCAGGCATACGCCGTTATACCAGCACCGTAACCGAACGAGCTATGGCGATGGCACCGCAAATCGCACAGATTGCAGCGAACAAGCGGATGGCACGAACCCTTGACAGGCTGGACGACGGCAAGGTAAACAACTCCGCACCGGTGCAGTATTTTGATATTCCTGAACCCTTTCAGGCGTTTCACGTGGAGCTGCATTTCGACCACCCCTACTGGACGGTGCTCAAATGTGATATGGACGGTCCCCGGTTTAATAACACCCTCCCGGATGTGAACAACTACCTCCGCTCCTATCAGCAAAGTATAGAAGAAATTGAAAAGCTGGTGGCTGCACTTAGGACGGTAGCCTTTTCCGGCGTGGCCGAGCAGTCTGTTGGCCCCGGTATGATGGGAATGGGGGCGTTACATGCCAGCATGGCTCCTCCTGCCGACGCCATCGAAGAAATCAAAAGATACAAGGCGCTCATGGAAGACGGCGTGATTTCCCAGCAGGAGTTTGAGGCAAAGAAAAAGCAGCTCCTTGGGATTTGA